The Bacteroidota bacterium DNA segment GAGAAAACCCCGGCCATTTCAGGATGATACGTCCCCGGTTCTCGACAGACTACCCGCCACAGTTAAGTGCACACGATATCGGACTAAAAGATATGATTGAAGGGATGATGCTATTAGACACTCTTCCTGATCTTTATTTACTTGCCGTTTCAATTATTGATTACGACAAATTATCCATCGAATTAACCGGAGAGATTGAAGATGCTTTCCCTGAAATGAAAAATTTAGTATTAAAACTTGTTAAGAATATAAATGTAACTCATAAGGAGCCTACACTGTAAAAAACCAGCATAAAGCTTTAATTCTCAACGATCTCTACAATAGTACTTACAGCTACTCTGTCATAAAGATCTATAACATCATCATTAAGCATCCTGATGCAACCATGAGATGCAGGGACTCCTATAAGTCCCTCTTCATTTGTACCATGTATGTATATCCTGCGTTCATATGAATCTACATTTCCTCCCAAATTCACTCCGGGCTCCAAGCCTCTTAACTGCAGGATTCTCGTAAGTACCAGATCCTCGTCTTCATCTGTTTTATCCTTATAAATTTCAGCTATTTTTCCGGTAGATTCTCTGCTAACGAAAATTGTTCCTATGGGCATTCCATCCCCTATTTTGTAGTCTATTTTATGTTTTCCCAAAGGTGTTTTCCGCGATCCTTTATGGGCTCCAATTCCATTTATTGATGTTGAGACCCTATAA contains these protein-coding regions:
- a CDS encoding L,D-transpeptidase, with product MRIVYTTSLILILTSFFGVDTYSQAKIVVNIKQQNLYLIHRGDTLNVYRVSTSINGIGAHKGSRKTPLGKHKIDYKIGDGMPIGTIFVSRESTGKIAEIYKDKTDEDEDLVLTRILQLRGLEPGVNLGGNVDSYERRIYIHGTNEEGLIGVPASHGCIRMLNDDVIDLYDRVAVSTIVEIVEN
- a CDS encoding hydrogenase maturation protease, with the translated sequence MKKDFFNENIKEGDILILGVGNYLLGDEGVGVHFIKYLETQDLPENVHLLDGGTGGYYLMPYMEGYKAVIMIDATIDGENPGHFRMIRPRFSTDYPPQLSAHDIGLKDMIEGMMLLDTLPDLYLLAVSIIDYDKLSIELTGEIEDAFPEMKNLVLKLVKNINVTHKEPTL